Proteins encoded in a region of the Triticum dicoccoides isolate Atlit2015 ecotype Zavitan chromosome 3A, WEW_v2.0, whole genome shotgun sequence genome:
- the LOC119268215 gene encoding protein transport protein Sec61 subunit beta-like: protein MVANGDAPARGSAAAAASLRRRRTTSGAAAAGGGGGASTMLQFYTDEAAGRKMSPNAVLIMSIGFIAVVAVLHVFGKLYRTPN, encoded by the coding sequence ATGGTGGCTAATGGCGATGCACCTGCAAGAGGGAGTGCAGCTGCAGCTGCAAGCTTGCGCAGACGTAGAACCACCAGTGGTGCTGCCGctgctggaggtggtggcggcgccaGTACAATGCTTCAGTTCTATACTGATGAGGCTGCTGGGCGCAAGATGTCCCCAAATGCTGTTCTGATCATGAGCATAGGGTTTATTGCCGTCGTTGCCGTACTCCATGTTTTCGGCAAGCTGTACCGCACCCCTAATTAG
- the LOC119268216 gene encoding uncharacterized protein LOC119268216, translated as MALPPPAPRHRQQTVAINSTVAPATQPTTYGYHRTFTSPTEHQATTIQPQIHSSTRTVYDEDPARCKIGHPRTETSLGGHSNMVSRCLADVAEGAAAATRHIWQFYIRASQGTKRLGEARQQPQPQDTLQPSPRRLPPFRPSMRTARFLHPSLSHATRTPACAPPLTLEPPHSLRERTRHRNRAPRQHHVPDKRAQPVLPISSEEEEGPCRPDAALALLGGGGDPPVTARVEWREAAKLGFTQPSSTGAIGVRGKGIAKRF; from the exons ATGGCACTACCACCACCTGCACCCCGCCACCGACAACAAACTGTTGCCATCAACAGCACGGTTGCACCGGCGACCCAACCCACTACCTACGGCTACCATCGGACCTTCACGTCACCAACAGAGCACCAAGCCACAACCATTCAGCCACAAATTCATTCCTCGACAAGGACAGTGTATGATGAAGACCCGGCGCGGTGCAAGATAGGACATCCACGCACAGAGACAAGTCTCGGTGGCCATTCCAACATGGTCAGCCGCTGCCTGGCCGACGTCGCCGAAGGGgcagccgccgccacccgccaTATCTGGCAATTCTACATACGGGCGAGCCAGGGTACCAAGCGCCTAGGCGAGGCACGTCAACAGCCGCAACCGCAAGACACCCTCCAACCAAGCCCACGCCGCCTCCCACCCTTTCGACCATCGATGAGGACTGCCCGCTTCTTGCACCCAAGCCTATCCCACGCGACGAGGACACCAGCGTGTGCGCCGCCACTCACCCTGGAACCCCCACACAGCCTGCGTGAACGCACACGTCACCGCAATCGCGCCCCACGCCAGCACCATGTCCCCGACAAGCGAGCACAACCCGTGCTACCAATCTCcagcgaggaggaagaggggcCTTGCCGCCCCGATGCTGCCCTAGCTTTGCTTGGCGGCGGCGGAGaccctccggtgacggcgagggtggAGTGGAGGGAGGCGGCAAAGCTAGGTTTCACCCAGCCGTCGTCCACGGGAGCGATAGGGGTGAGAG GCAAGGGTATCGCCAAACGATTTTGA